The Flammeovirga yaeyamensis genome segment CTGTGCATCCGTAGCAACAATAATCTTTTGTCTAACAAGGTTAGATATAAAATGCTCTTGAGCAGGCGATACAGAACCTGTTAACCATAAAATACCAATTCGGCTCATAAAAGGCATCACAATATGTATCATTGTGTCTTCGAAACCTTTCTTAAGAATATTAGAAGCTATTATCTTTTCAAAATGTGCTTCGTTATATTCCAACATAGCCATGGTTAGTGCTGAAATCTGATCGAAGTTGTTTTCGTTTGTTTCAACTACTTTCAAAACTTCATCATGAATATCGTCTTGGCTTAATTTTGCAATCTTTGATATCTTGAAACCGTTATTGTTAAGTAAAGATACATTGAGCATCAATTTTAAATCGGCATCGTTATAGTATCTTATATTCGTTTCAGAACGTTTAGGGGTTATTATTTTGTATCTTTGTTCCCAAATACGGATTGTGTGAGCTTTTACACCGGTTAAATGTTCTAAATCTTTAATTGAATAGTTACTCATATAATCTGTTTTCCTAAATTTTACAACCTCTTAACATTTTGAATCAAAAAATTGTTTTACTTC includes the following:
- a CDS encoding MerR family transcriptional regulator → MSNYSIKDLEHLTGVKAHTIRIWEQRYKIITPKRSETNIRYYNDADLKLMLNVSLLNNNGFKISKIAKLSQDDIHDEVLKVVETNENNFDQISALTMAMLEYNEAHFEKIIASNILKKGFEDTMIHIVMPFMSRIGILWLTGSVSPAQEHFISNLVRQKIIVATDAQILDNVPEQPSFMLFLPEGELHEISLLFAAYMIRARGYRVIYLGQSLPFNELIDVYNCFKPEYLLTISTSLSQIGNMQDYIDKLGNTFPQSKILLTGRQIVGNDYKMIDNMEVLPSMQYFMELLENIKVTATVQ